In the Nitrosopumilus cobalaminigenes genome, GACTTTCTGTATTCTTACCATCTCTGATCATTATTTTATAAGATTCTCTCCAATTTTTTTGTAAAATTGCAGCTGAGATGATCATGATTAATCCAGTAAGTCGAGATGGGATATAATTTAAAACGCTATCACAAGATGCTGCAAACCAACCAATGTTTTTGAAGATATCTGTTTTGTAGCCAATCATCGAATCCGCTGTATTTACTACACGATAGACAAATGCGCCAGGCAATCCCAATAAAGCATAATAGAATAATGGACCAGTTATCCCGTCGACAGTATTTTCACTGATACTTTCAAGCACGCTTGAAAGAATGTGATTTTTGTCTAAATTTTTGGTATTTCTCTTAACAATCATCGAGAGATGAGTTCTGGCCACATCAAGGTTTTGTTCATCAATAGATTCCAAAACAGAAATTGCATGTTTTTCCATTCCACGAATAGCAATGGTAGTTTTTAGTAAAACACCACCAATAATTACTGAAACAATTAATGAAATAAAATCAACAGTAAGTAAAGAGATTCCAATATCCAATCCAAAAAGTAACAAGATAACTATTCCAGAAGTAATTCCTACAACACACATACCACCAAATTTTTCTATAATGGGATGATCATTTTTTACAAGAGGCGTTAATTTAGCAATTAAAGAACCAATCCAAGCGGTTGGGTGATATTTATTTTTAGGATCTCCAAATTTAAAATCTAACAAAATTGCAAACCCCACTACAAGTAAAGACTCTATAATCATTGTAACAATCTCTCAATAGAGTTTATGTCAATGTTGGATTTCACAGTTTTTGCCAATTCATTTAATTCATCATCAATTTTTGAAAGGTTTTTCTTAGTCCATTGAATTTCTTTGGGATTTGCATGAAGAGAATCTTCTTCTGGTAAATCCAAATTCATTAATGGAATAGTTCCCATAACAGGAATTTTTGTAATATTTTTGAGTTTTTGAAATCCAGGTTTTAAAACTTCTAAATCTCCTCTGAATTTATTAAATACAAAGCCTTTTACAAGTTTTTGATATTTTTTTTCAATTAGAGCCATTGTTCCGACAAGGCTAGCAAAAGATCCACCTTTGTCAATATCTGAAACTAATAATACTGAAGCATTTGCCTTTTGAGCAATTTTCATATTTGCAATATCATATTTTTGTAAATTGATTTCTGCAGGAGAACCAGCACCTTCTAGAATTACTAAATCATTATTTTTTTGTAATGTTTTTAGAGATTTTGTTGCAATTTTAATTCCTTCATGATTAACAAATTTTTCATAGTAATCTTTTGCATGCATTTTCTTGTATCGTTTACCATTAAGATAGATAACACTATTGTAATTACCGACAGGTTTTAGTAAAATTGGATTAAGATCAGGAGTAATTTCACATCTTGAGCCCATAGCCTGAATAGCTTGAGCACGAGATATCTCAAATTTAGGCGTGACATATGCAAAATTAGACATATTTTGAGACTTGAATGGTGCTACACGATATCCTTTATCAGAAAAAATTCTACATAGTGCAGCCACTATTGTTGTTTTACCTGCACCAGACGATGTCCCCTGAATCATTAAAGATTTCATCTAATCTTCTCCAGAGCTTTTATTAGTTTTAGATTATCTTTATGGGATTTAACAGCAATGCGAATATAATGATTGTTTAAACCTCTAAAATTTTTACAATCACGGACTAAAATTTTCTGTCCAAGTAATTTTTTTTGTAAATTTGTTGAATTGTTTTTGGTTTTAATTAGAATAAAGTTTGTAGATGACTTGTTACAATCAAAACCATTTAATTTACTGATTTTATTTGTCAAATAATTTAATTCTTTTTTAATTATTAAATTAGATTTTGTAAGATGTGATTTATCTTTAAGGGCAATGTTAGCTGCATCTTGAGCTAAAGAATTTACGCTCCATGGAATTTTAATTTTTTGTAATATTTCTATCATATATTTTGAGGATACAGCATATCCAATTCTTATTCCGGGTAACGCAAAAGATTTAGTCAGTGAACGTAAAACAAAAAGATTGTCATATTTTTTAACATATGAAATTACAGATTCATTTGATTCTGGAACCATTTCAATAAAACATTCATCAACAAATACAATTGTAGAAAGTTTTTTTGCTTTTTTAATAATTTGAAGTAATTGATTTTTTTCTAATAGTTTTCCTGTAGGATTATTTGGGTTACAAATAAAAATACATCCATTTTTTGGAATCATTGAAATGAATTGATCAAGGTTCTCTGACAGATTCATTGTTTTAAAATATAAGATTTGAGAGTTGTTTAGTTTAGCTGCTGTTTCATATTCTTGAAAAGTTGGAATCGGAATCAAAATCTTCGTTTTTTTAGATAAAAATGCAAAACAAAAATTATAGATTATTTCAATTGCACCATTTCCAACTAAAATGTTTGATTTTTCTAATTGTGTGTATTTTTTTAGGCTCAAAATAACTGATGATGAACTATAATCAGGGTAATTTTTGATATTTTCAATATTTTTTTTAAGAATTTTTTTTACTGATGTTGGAGTTCCTATTGGTGAAATATTTGAGCTAAAATCAATGATGTTAGAATCAGTGCTCTGAATAGTATTTTTTCCACCATGGATTACCGGAATATGTCTAGTGATGGAGGATTTTGTTCGTATTTTCACAGTTCCAAATAGAATTTGCCGATTTAGTATGTTGTGGTAATCCAGAAAACGATTATTAATTGAAGGCGATCATGATTGAGTTATGGGCAAGAAAAGAGTAGCAATTATCGGAGTTACAGGTTCAGTAGGTCAAGAATTTGTACAGTCATTAAATAACCATCCATGGTTTGAAGTGACTCAAATTGCTGCATCTGAACGTTCAGCAGGAAAAAACTATCTTGATGCAATAAAAGATGCAAGTGGAATAGTAGCATGGGATGTAGGTGGTGAAATTCCAGAATATATCAAAAAAATGACAGTTAAAAAAATTGACGAATTAGATGTTTCTCAATTAGACTTGGTGTTTTCAGCAGTTGAATCAGTAGCTGCTAGAGACATAGAAACCAAGATGGCAGCAGATTTGCCAGTAATTTCAACTAGTTCAGCCTATAGATATGAAGATGATGTACCAATTCTAATTCCAGGTATTAATGACGAACAAACAGAATTACTTGAAACTCAAAAGAAAAACAGAAATTGGAAAGGTTTTGTAGCACCATTACCAAATTGTACCACAACAGGTTTAGCAATTACACTAAAACCATTACTTGAAAAATATGGAGCAAAAAAAGTCATGATGACTTCTATGCAAGCAATCTCAGGAGGTGGTAAATCCGGAGTTTCAGCAATGGGAATTACAGATAATATTCTTCCATACATTCCAAAAGAGGAAGGAAAAGTAAGATTAGAAACAAGAAAAATTCTAGGTAAACTAGTAGATGGAAAAATTGAAGATGCAGATATTAGAATCAGTTGTACTTGTACTAGAGTTCCAGTAATTGATGGACATACTGAATCAGTTTTTGTTGAGACTACTGAAGAAATTGATCCATCAAAGGCTAAAGAAACCTATGATCAATGTAACAAAGACATTTCAGTAGCAGGATTACCATCAGCTCCAGAAAAATATTATGCATTTCATGAAGATCCAACTAGACCTCAACCAAGAATGGAAAGAACTGTTGGTGATGGAATGACTACAACAATTGGAAGAGTTGAGAAAGAGGAATTGTTTGATAATGGTTTGAAATACATGTTGTTCTCACACAATAAAAAAATGGGTTCAGCAAAAGGAGCAGTATTGTTAGCAGAGATGTTATACAAAAAAGGCAAGATTTAGAGATTTTTTTGCAATTTTTTCAATAATAACTTTATAAGATCCAGAAATCTAGAACGACTCAGGTGTTTTAGACGGCAAAAGTTGATGACCTAGATTTACAAATTTTATCAGAATTATCCAATGATGCCTCAATTTCTGTTCCTCGTTTATCAAAAAAAATCAATGTTAATTCCTCTGTAGTATATTCAAGAATCAAAAGATTAGTGAAAAGAAAACTAATTGAGAGATTTACAATTGTTGTCAATGACGCAGAACTTGGCTATAACGTCAAGGCATTAACTGGAATTAATATGGATACAAAAAAACGAGATCACATTATTGAAGAATTATTCAAGATTGATGGAGTAAGAGAGGTTGCAGAGGTTACAGGTAGATTTGACATTCTAGTAACAATGTATTCTAAATCATTAGATCAGATGCATAAAATGGTCTCCGAACGAATTGGCAGAATTGAAGGAATTCAATCTTCTGAATCATTTATTGAAATGAAATCACGAATGAAAGCAATGCCATATATGCCATCAAAGGATAGTGACTAATATTGCAAAAGCAAAAATCACAATCAAGAGTAGCAGTATATTATGAATTAACAAAGCCAAAAATTTGGTATTTACTAGTTTTTACTGCATTTGGTGCTGCGTTAACTGCATCGAATATTTACGATATTGAAATTTCTCCAGCAACATGGCTTTTGATGTTATTTTCAGTTGCAGCTGGATCTGCTGCTGCAAATACTTTGACAAATTATCATGACAGGGATATCGACGCAATAATGGAGCGAACAAAAGAGAGACCTTTACCATCAAAAAGAATCTATCCTGCGGTAAAAGCAAGGAATTTTGGATTAGCATTAGCAGGAATATCTTTGATTTTAGCATTTGGAATTTCATTTACTACTACATTAGAACAAGGTGCATGGGCAACTGCATTCATTGCATTTGGATTAGTTAACAATATTCTAATTTACTCATATGTGTTAAAACGAAATTCAAGAACTAACATAATTTTAGGTGGATTATGTGGTGGTTCACCACCAATGATTGGATGGGTAGCAGTCAGTATGTCAGATTTATGGACTATGGGTTTAGCAATGGCAGGATTGGTATTCATTTGGATTCCAATGCACATTTGGGCATTAACACTGCATTTCAAAGAAGATTATAACAAAGTCAATGTTCCAATGTTAACTGCAGTTCAATCAGAAAAAACTTCTGCTAGAGCCATTGCATTATCTACAGTTGTAATGGTAGTATTTTCAATAGCCCCTTTCTTTATCACAACTCAAGATGGTGAAGAAATGGTAGATGCAGTATATCTTTGGACAGCAGTTGCATCAGGGGCATTAATGCTCGGATTATCTGTATGGGTAATGATTAAACCTATGGAAAAAGCTGCATGGACATTGTTTAAATTTTCTAGTCCATATTTGGCAGTACTATTTATTGCACTAATGGTTGATTCTGCGTTATAACATACTGCCTTTATCATCTAAGCTGTTAAGCTCTTTTGTAATTTCAGAATGATCATCAACTAAAGTTTTAAGTTCATTTTTTAGTTCTTCAGAATTCCATTCAGATGAAATTAGAGCTGTTAATTTTGCAACAATCCCCCATTGAATATTATTTTGATCGTCAATTAATTTCAAAAACCTTTTTCCTTTCTCATCATCATTCATAATTTTTTGACATATAGGAATCATAAAAAGTTAGCATTGGTAATTACATAATTTCAAAGTTTTATTAGGAAATAAATGATATTTTTTGTATTGCAATGTAGTATTTCAGAATGTAAAGAAAAAGCTATTCAAACGGTAAAAATTAGTTTCAGAGAGACTAGAAATCTATGTGATGGGCACTTTAAATTATTCAAAAATAAAGACATAGAGCATTTTCCAAGATTTTCAAAAGCATCTGATTATTAATTCAAGCAAAAAGAATATCAAAAAATGAAAATGTTGAAAGATTTAACACCTACTATTTTTAAATTACAATATGGCAGCCAAGAAAAAAAGTACTTCAAAGAAAACAGTGAAAAAAACTGCTTCAAAACCAAAAAAACAAGTTAAAACTTCATCAAAGAAACCAGAATTTGAAAAAGCATGGAAAGATTACAATTCTGCTTTGAATGGATGGAAAGAGTCTCTTGCACAATGGCAAAAGGCTACAAATGAGACTTTGATGACATATCATGATGCGTGTCAAAAAGCGTTAGAATCAGATGCTGAAATGTTGAAAAAAGTTAGTAACAGTTGGGAAGATACATGGCAAGAAATTGGACCAGAATATATTAAACAACAAACAAAGATGATGGAAAATATCTTTAAAGAGACAAATATTGAATCAATAAAAAAATTCAATGTTCAATGGGAGAAATTCCTAAAAACTTCTGGAGATGATTCAATTATAGCATATCAAGAAGCCATCAAAAAATTCAACCAGGCATGGCAATCAGGTCAAATGTGAATAGTTTACAAACCTAAAATTTATTTTTTCATTTTACCTATTCTAAAAACTCTACAATCACATACTGAACAAAATCCTTTGATTGCAGGTCTTCCATTTTTCATTTTAGTTTCTTCTGGATTTTTTATGATTCTTTTAGTTTTACATCTAACACAATACGCTTCTTGTGAAATTGGATCAGGGATTTTATTTTCATTTATTTCGGAAGAATAAAGTTTATTTTCAATATCATCAAGTTTTTTGTTTTGTTTTCGTAGAGTTTGAATGATTTCATGTTCAATGTCAACAGCCTCAAGTTTTTGAATTTCTCTTTCTAATTCCTTTACTTTGGAAATTTGTTCAGGGGTAGCTTCCTCTGGTTCAAGGAATTTTTGTTTGGATAAAGCACTCTCTAAATCATCAATTTGTTGTTGCAATTCATTAACTTGAGTTAATTGTTCAGGGGTAGCTTCCTCTTCCTCTGATTCGGTAATTGGTTCAAGGAATTTTTGTTTGGATAAAGCACTCTCTAAATCATCAATTTGTTGTTGCAATTCATTAACTTGAGTTAATTGTTCAGGGGTAGCTTCCTCTTCCTCTGATTCGGTAATTGGTTCAGGTGCAAGATCTAACTCTTGAGGTAGTTCTTCTGCGGATTCTTTTGGTAATGAACCTCTAGGACTGGAAGGTGGTTCTGATTCGGTAATTGGTTCAGGTTGTGATTCTAATTCTTGAATTTGTTTTTCTAATTGTTCTAATCGGGTTAATTGTTCAGGGGTAGCTTCCTCTTCCTCTGATTCGGTAATTGGTTCAGGTGCAAGATCTAACTCTTGAGGTAGTTCTTCTGCGGATTCTTTTGGTAATGAACCTCTAGGACTGGAAGGTGGTTCTGATTCGGTAATTGGTTCAGGTGCAAGATCTAACTCTTGAGGTAGTTCTTCTGCGGATTCTTTTGGTAATGAACCTCTAGGACTGGAAGGTGGTTCTGATTCGGTAATTGGTTCAGGTTGTGATTCTAATTCTTGAATTGTTATAGATTCTTCAAATTTAGATTCTGGTAAATCTCCCAAATAATCTAATTTTGCTTTGTTAGCATCTATTCGAATATAAGGACTTCCTCCAATTGAAAAAGTTTCAAGTTTGTGTCCTTTTTTCCATGAATTGTTTCCACGGTAGATTGTAATGTAAAATAATCCATTCTTAATATCAGATGCAATTGTTAAACGATCAACTGGTTTACCTTGAGTAATTCCTTTTTCAGTATCTTGATGTCTTGTAGCTACTAAGATCAAATGTTCAGGATCATAGCTAACTTCAGAAATTAAGTAGTCAGCCCATTTCTTCATTATAAAAAATAATAATTTGCATCTACTAATTAAGCGATGATTTTAACAAAACAAGATTACCAAAAATAGAATTTTAAGGTCAAAATCTGATTAAAATTTCTCAAAATAGGCACAAATAGGATTATAATTGGTGCAATTTCATTATTAGTTGAATGGAAATTTCTATTGAACCATGGAAAAAATTGATTATTCATGAAGTAATTGAATACAAATTTGAAGATTGGGTAAAACAAATTGCATTTAGTACACGTTCCTCAGGTGGAGGAATTCCAACTATGCAATGGACAAACGGAGTAGTTTTCTCTCCAGCAAATTTTCCAACAACTAATTCAACAGTTGATGAACAATTAAAAGGAACATTACATTGGTCTTCAGTTTCATTTGCAATTAAAGATAAATTTGAAAAACAAATTGTTAAAGAGAATGCAACAATAAATTTAGTAGATGTAAGTGTCAATGAGATTTTTAAAGAATTAGCAACCAGTTTAAAAGCACAATCAAAATATGCATCTTCAAAATCTGATTAATCCTAATGAACATAGAAGAAGAAGTAGAAAAGTGTGAAATTTATCTAAAACAAATCAAACAATATGATCCTGATCCATTTTATGTAAAGCATTTTTTTAATCAATTTATTCTTTCGATAGATAATATAATTTCAAGGATTTTTGAAGAAGCAAATACAGATTTCGGGTTATTTGTATCTCAACAAATTTCAGAACAAAGTTTTAACGAAAAAGCAAAAAAGAAAAACGATGAAAATGCAATTAAATTTTCTACTTGGTTTTCATCAAAATTTACAGAGGAACATGAAAATCCATATCCTAATTCAATAAAAAAAATTTGTGATTTTAGAAAAAAATTTGAAAAATTGCCTGAAATAAAAATTATGATTAGGGCTTCTGATAGATACAAAGATGACATTAATCAACAAATCAAAGTTAATCTTAATCAAGGAAAAATTCGTTCAAAGGAAGAATTAGAAATTGAAATCAGAAGACAGTTACCAGTATTTTTAGAAATAATTAATCATAAAAGAAGAGAGAAAAATGAGCCTAAAATAGAAGAAAATCAAGTTACTGCATCAACATTTGTTGAGGTTGGAAATAAGGAGGATATCGAAATTGCATACGCTTCAGAAATTTACATTCCAGTATTGAAACGCTTAGTTGAAGAATCAAGAGATAAAATTTACGAGTTATCTAAAAAACAATGAGATATCAATCATCTAATCCAAAAATGGAATGTTCAGTTTTAATTTTGATGATAGGTAAATATGAAAAACCGTGATCAAAATTATCTGAAAATTCTGGATCTTGGCCCTGATTTCCTTGGTATTTTACAAAATGTTTAGTGGGTTCTGATTCCAACTCAACATAATTGAAATTATAGTATACTTCATCCATTTCTAATGATGTAATGTATCCCATTATCCAAGAATTTTTGTGAGGTACAGCATAAAGAGTTAGATTTTGTTCATCTGGGAATTCTGGATCATATGTTAATCGAGCTAAACTTCCTAAATCTTTTACTTTAATGGGATGGAATTGATCTGAGAGTTTTTCAGATTTTGTTTGTAATGAGGAAATCTCTGAATCCATATGAACAATAGGTGCATAATGGGAATTGGTTTTTGTGGAATCTACAATATCACAAATTTCTTTTCCAGAGTTAACCTGGTAAGAAACATATCGTCCCAATTTAGGCATTGGAGCATAAAAAATTAGCAAGGTGTTTGCCAAAATGATACTAGATGAAACAACTCTAGAGCCATCAAGTTCTTGAGAATAGACTCGTTTAGGATATTCTTGTAAAGCACATGCCAATCTTGCTAAATCATCAAAGCTGGATAATTCTACAAAGCATTCATTTTGTGTAATAGACATCAAAAAATTGTAAGTTGATCATATTTTTATTCTTTCCACATTGTATCGATTTTTTCTATCAAAATACTCCATAATAAAATGGAAAATTATTAATTTTCCAAAAACAACTAGTGAAATTAAAGATAGAATGTACTCACCTAGATAATACAAATAACCTGTAACTCCTATTGCAGTCATTATTTCAATAGCAGTACAAGAACAAAAAAAGAGAAATTTTTCTCTCAATTCAAAAACTTATTGTGATTTTGGCCACATTGAAGTCCAAGTTTCAGCAAATTTTTTCATCATTTCACCATATGCATTCATCTGTTCTAATCCAGATGAACTAAGTGCCTTTTGCCAATTTTCAGTAAATTGTTTGAAGGTAGCAGTATTAGTGTCATTGAGAGCTTTTTGCCAATTCTCACCAAATTCTTTGAATGAATTCATTCCTGCGTCATTGAGAGCTTTTTGCCAATTCTCACCAAATAATTTCATGGTTTCTGCACTAGATTCGACAGTTGCTTTGTCCCACACACTGTTGAATTTAGATTGCATGTCGTTACTTGCATTTTGAATTTGCTCAAAAAGAGATTTCCAATTTTCAAGAGATTTTGTATATTCTCCCCATAATGAATCCCATTCATTATTTTTTCCTTGTTCAGACATTAACTAAAGATATGATTCATTATTCTTAAATGGATCTATGTGAAAAGTGTGGCTTTATTTTTGACGATTTTTTAATCGGTTATCCATTCGAATTTTACCCTCTTCAAATTTGATTCTGTCATCATCTGTTTTGAGAGATAATTTTGGAACATGTGTAGGTCTTCCATTTTTGTCAAGAGCCACAAATGTAACAAATGCAGTACCAGTAACAGTTCTAATTCCAGTTACTATATCTTCAGCTTCTGCCTTCACTTCAATTTCCATTGATGAATTATGAACATAGTTGATTCTAGCATTTAATGTTAGAACATTTCCAACAAAAACAGGTTTCAAAAAATTAACACTATCCATAGATACAGTTACCGCGTTAGATTGAGAATGACGTTGAGCAACAATGCCTGCCACCATATCGATATGTTTTAGAATTTCACCACCAAATACATTGCCGGCTGGATTTGCATCAGATGGGAACATTCGAACAATTACTTCTGCATGTGACTCTGCAGGACTTTTTTCTCTAGGATGGTTTTCAGATGACATTTTTAATCTAATTTTTGTTCCCAATCAGGACAATTTAATTTAATCAGTTGATTTTGTCTATTTGAAATATTTTTCAAGTTTAATCTTGTCAATTTTTGGAATTTTAGCTAATTCAAATCCTTCAGGCCTTTTAGATAGAGATCTAGTTGCATCTATTCCCATTTTTGCAGTTCGTAATTTTTGTTGATTGCTAGAAGGATCAAGACTAGAACCACGGACATTTTTGATAATTACAAGATCCTTATCAGCTTGGAATCTGGTTGCCATAGCATATTCTATAGATTCAGCACTATTAACATCAATATCTTCATCAACTACTGTTACTTGTTTCAAAGAACGATGGGATTCAAATGTTTTCTTGATAATTTTTTGGGGATCAGAGTCATTTTTCTTTTTAATTTGTACCACTGCATGTAACCAATTACATCCACCATCAGAAAGTGAGACCTGTTTAGTTTGTGAGAAAGATTTTTTCAATTCTCCATTTAATTTTGATTCAATAGGCATTCCCATCAACAACCTATGTTCTGAATATCCGGAAAGAACATCATGAAAAATAGGATTATTTCTAAAAAACATATTTTCAATCTCAAAAACTGGTTGAGATCTTTTATGATCATATGTCTGTAGCATTTCAACCATCCATTCAGGATGAGTTTTGTCTTGAAGGATTTTTCCTTCCATAACAATTTCAGCACCAGATGGAACATTCAATCCAGAAAAGGGTAATTTTGCTAAAGTTAATTTTCCACCCAAAAGTGAATTTGCAATATCGATTTCATCTTTTCCCCAATCAGCTTGATATGCACCTGCAATAGAAATTGCAGGGTGAACACCGACTGTGATAGCAATTTTAAGATCCTCGCCATGTTCTTTAGCATCAACAAAGCATCTATGGGTATGACGACCTTCCACCATCCGAATTGAAAGATGGGTTTCATCAATAGGCATCATTCTATGAAAAGAGGAATTTTGTTTTCCAGTTTCAGGATTTTTTGCATATGCTACAGATGATGTGATAAATGGACCTGATTCTTTTTCAAAATGAGTTACAATAGGCATGGAAAGGATGTTTTTTGACTTGTTTTCCATAAATTTCCCAGAAGAGACAATTTTAGGTTTTTTAGCTTTTTTGATTGCTAAAATTACTTTTTCATGAATGTTAGATTCATTTCCACCTACGGCAATTCCAAATCGTTTTCTAGTTCCAATTAAATTTGAAATTAATCTAAAATTACTTTCCTTAATTTTTTCAAACATTACAGCATGTGAACCATCAACCTTAGCTGTGATTCCAGCTATTTCGAATTTCGTGGATACCGGAGTTTTTACAGTTTTGAGTTCATGAATTTTCTTTATTTGGGAAATGTAACTTCTTAAATCACTCATTCTCAATCATATCCATAATCTCAGACATTAAGGCTTTTGCTGTTTCTGGCTCTAATGGTTTTTGAATAAAAGTAGATGCCAGAGCAATTCCTCTCATCCTAGTACTAATTCGTTCAGCAATGAGTTTCAGAAAAAGAGCTTCAGATCTAGATGGAATTATAGTTGTGGTAATTGGAGTTGGTCCAGTTGCTAATGAAACAACCATAGATCCTAATTTGTTAGAACCTTCAGAAACTGAAACAAAATAACCATTTTCAAATTTTTGAATTTGTAAAGAAAAACTTCGACTCTCCAAATTTACCATTTTCTGGAAAAATCCATTTGGAGAGGTCAACAAGCTACGAACGAGTCTTATGCTTTTATTGCTATTGATTCACTCTTCTGGGACTCTATAACTTCAGGGTTCTTCTTGCAATTCTTCTCATGTTTATCAGGATAAACGAAGAGTTTTTCACAGTGTTTGCACGGAGTTTTCTCTTTAGTTTTAGATTTTGTTGTTTTTGATTTAGCAGTTTTAGCTTTTGATTTAGATTTTGCTTTAACAGTTACTTCTTGAACTTCTGATTCAATTTCAGTAGCTGCTGCAGCTTCCATAGAATCAGCCTCAACTCTAGCTCGCAATTTTGCTTTGTATTTCAAATTACGTGGTTTTGTTCTTAATCTATATCCACAACATGGACACCAAAGTCCTTCCCATTTGATGAATATTTCACAAATCTGGCATCGACGTTGTCCAGAAGCATATCTTCCAGTGCCAACAGGCTTTTGAGCCTTATATCTAACACAAATTCCTTTACAAGTCATCTTGGTATTATTGTATAGAATTCATAGCTATATAAGCATGGATCGATAAAATTCATACAAAATAACATTAAACATTGAAAATATTTTATATTTTATACCGATCAAAATTAGTATTTTCAAATAAAAACACGAAATCAACAATAAA is a window encoding:
- a CDS encoding UbiD family decarboxylase → MSDLRSYISQIKKIHELKTVKTPVSTKFEIAGITAKVDGSHAVMFEKIKESNFRLISNLIGTRKRFGIAVGGNESNIHEKVILAIKKAKKPKIVSSGKFMENKSKNILSMPIVTHFEKESGPFITSSVAYAKNPETGKQNSSFHRMMPIDETHLSIRMVEGRHTHRCFVDAKEHGEDLKIAITVGVHPAISIAGAYQADWGKDEIDIANSLLGGKLTLAKLPFSGLNVPSGAEIVMEGKILQDKTHPEWMVEMLQTYDHKRSQPVFEIENMFFRNNPIFHDVLSGYSEHRLLMGMPIESKLNGELKKSFSQTKQVSLSDGGCNWLHAVVQIKKKNDSDPQKIIKKTFESHRSLKQVTVVDEDIDVNSAESIEYAMATRFQADKDLVIIKNVRGSSLDPSSNQQKLRTAKMGIDATRSLSKRPEGFELAKIPKIDKIKLEKYFK
- a CDS encoding proteasome assembly chaperone 4; the encoded protein is MTSPNGFFQKMVNLESRSFSLQIQKFENGYFVSVSEGSNKLGSMVVSLATGPTPITTTIIPSRSEALFLKLIAERISTRMRGIALASTFIQKPLEPETAKALMSEIMDMIENE